A DNA window from Streptomyces sp. B21-083 contains the following coding sequences:
- a CDS encoding RICIN domain-containing protein → MPYSDSFAGYSADPEAKYFASMNGAFQAAPCTGGRSGQCLRQTAPMKPIIWWAPASNDVRPYTLMGDVGWSNYTVSSGVLLEKSGSSAEILGRVGSPSKFSTGLNAYHLRLSDTGSWALLKTGTTGTNSWNWTTLASGSVIAPGTGTWHKLALTFQDSTITVKIDGATVGTVTDTSYGAGLVGLGTAGYYPVEHSNLPVTHETVPDLSDTYKIISVGSGKALTASNGGTSDGTPIVQTDQNSGSQQWKLTYTSGGYLTITGVTSGKVLDINAASTWPGTQLQLGSSSGSVSQQWLISPAGSGTYTIESRSNGYKPTCTRLRPPTAHRSTSGSPTQHQPAMEAGQGLVTD, encoded by the coding sequence ATGCCGTACTCGGACTCCTTCGCCGGATACAGCGCCGACCCGGAGGCCAAGTACTTCGCCTCGATGAACGGCGCCTTCCAGGCCGCCCCCTGCACCGGGGGCCGCAGCGGCCAGTGCCTGCGCCAGACCGCTCCGATGAAGCCGATCATCTGGTGGGCGCCGGCCTCGAACGACGTCCGGCCCTACACCCTCATGGGCGACGTGGGCTGGAGCAATTACACGGTCAGCTCCGGCGTACTGCTGGAGAAGAGCGGCAGCTCCGCGGAGATTCTCGGCCGCGTGGGCAGTCCGTCGAAGTTCAGCACCGGGCTGAACGCCTACCACCTGCGCCTGTCCGACACCGGATCCTGGGCGTTGCTGAAGACCGGCACCACCGGCACCAACTCGTGGAACTGGACCACCCTGGCCAGTGGTTCGGTCATCGCGCCCGGCACGGGCACCTGGCACAAGCTGGCCCTGACCTTCCAGGACAGCACGATCACCGTTAAGATCGACGGGGCCACCGTCGGCACGGTCACCGACACGAGCTACGGCGCGGGCCTGGTCGGCCTGGGCACGGCCGGCTACTACCCCGTCGAGCACTCCAACCTGCCCGTCACCCACGAAACCGTCCCGGACCTCTCCGACACCTACAAGATCATCAGCGTCGGCAGCGGCAAGGCGCTCACCGCCTCCAACGGTGGAACCAGCGACGGCACTCCCATCGTCCAGACCGACCAGAACAGCGGCAGCCAGCAATGGAAGCTGACTTACACCAGCGGCGGCTACCTCACCATCACAGGTGTCACCAGTGGCAAGGTCCTTGACATCAACGCGGCTTCCACCTGGCCCGGCACCCAGTTGCAGCTGGGGAGTTCCAGCGGGAGCGTCAGCCAGCAGTGGCTGATCTCCCCTGCCGGCAGCGGCACGTACACCATCGAGTCCCGTTCGAACGGGTACAAACCGACGTGTACAAGGCTCAGACCACCGACGGCACACCGATCTACCAGTGGTTCACCAACGCAGCACCAACCAGCGATGGAAGCTGGTCAAGGTCTCGTGACCGACTGA